CGGCTGTGGCTACGTCGGCCTCGAACTCGGCCGCCAGCTCAGCGCCAACGGACACCACCCGATCGGCATCCGCCGCTCGGACGACGGCATCGCCGCAATCGAAGCCGCCGGTTTCGACGCCGTCCAGGCCGACGTCACCGACCGCGACGACCTCCAGGCAGTTCCGGACGTCGACGCCATCGTCTTCGCCGCCAGCAGCGGCGGCCGTGGGGCCGACGCAGCGCGGGAAATCTACGTCGACGGCCTCCGAACCGCCATCGAAGCCTTCGGCGAGCGCGACTCGCCATCGAAGCCCGACCGGCTCGTCTACACCTCCTCCACCGGCGTCCACGGCGACCACGACGGCGACTGGGTCGACTCCGAGACGCCGATCGAACCCACGACACCCAAAACCGAAGTGCTCGCCGAGGCAGAGCAGATTGCACTCGAGTACTCCGCCGAGTTCGGGATCGACGGCACGGTCGCGCGCTATGCCG
The DNA window shown above is from Natrialba magadii ATCC 43099 and carries:
- a CDS encoding NAD-dependent epimerase/dehydratase family protein; its protein translation is MRVALLGCGYVGLELGRQLSANGHHPIGIRRSDDGIAAIEAAGFDAVQADVTDRDDLQAVPDVDAIVFAASSGGRGADAAREIYVDGLRTAIEAFGERDSPSKPDRLVYTSSTGVHGDHDGDWVDSETPIEPTTPKTEVLAEAEQIALEYSAEFGIDGTVARYAGLYGPDRYRLQRYLEGPVTEGYLNMVHRDDAAGAVRFLLEEDLGRGEVVQIVDDEPVEKWAFADWLADGCGREHPPKRTKAERLADGDLSEPAQRRILTSKRCANDRLRELGYEFSYPTFREGYRAAIESVCDGES